CCATCACAGATAGTTGTGGTTTCTTTCTTCATGAGAAATCTGCCGATAGCCCATTCAAAAAACAAACAGGCTGCTACGGAGGTAGCCGTAACAATCAGCGCACCAAGTCCGAAAAAGTAAAGCGATACAAGGAATGCCGGAATCAATGCAATAAGCACACCGTACATATTATTCTTTACGCTGTCACCACCGTGAACGTGGGGCGAAAGGGATACGATTAATTTATTCATATTCTGTTATTTTTTAGCTTGACGTGTACGGATCATTGCTCCTACCTTACCTTTACCCAAACGAATGTAATCCAACATAGGGCGGTTAGAAGGACAAGTGAACTGACATGAGCCGCATTCGATACACGACATAATATCTTCTTTCTCTACTCTTTCAAAATCTCCATGAGCCGAAACTGTGGCAAGCAAATAAGGTTCCAGTCCCATTGGACAAGCACCTACACACTTGGCACAACGGATACAGGGTTGTATTTCACCACGTTTAGCTTCCTTTTTATTCATAATCAGAATACCCGAACTTCCCTTAGCGGTCGGTACATCTGTATTCACCAATGCTTTACCCATCATCGGTCCACCTCCGATAATCTTACCCGTATCTTCAGGAAGGCCACCGCAAGCGTCAATCAGTTGCTGCATCGGTGTGCCGATACGTGCCAAAAAGTTGGACGGTTTTATTAGTGATTTACCTGTTACGGTAATGACACGCTCAAACAATGGTTTGTTCTTCTGAACTGCCTGATAAACAGCAAATGCCGTACCTACATTTTGAACCACAGCTCCAGTAGAGATAGGCAACGCACCTGCGGCTACCTGACGGTTGATAACCGCATCAATCAACTGCTTCTCACCACCTTGCGGATATTGCACTTTTAAAGAAACAACCTCAATGCCTGCATAACTGGAAGCTACCTTTGTCATCAACTGGATAGCATCAGGCTTATTATTTTCAATGCCGATAAATGCTTTGTTTACCTTTACAGCTTTCATCAAGATGGATACACCTACCATCACCTCATCAGCATGTTCCAGCATCAACTGATGGTCGGCTGTCAAATAAGGTTCACATTCTACGGCATTGATAATAACACATTCAGCCTTGAACGCAGGAGGAGGACACAACTTAACTTGAGTTGGAAAACAAGCTCCACCCAAACCTACAATACCAGCATCGGCAATCTTCTTCACAATTTCTTCAGAAGTGAGATTACACTCTTTTACCAAAGTTTCGCTACGATCGATGGATTCTTCCCATTCGTCACCTTCCACATCAATAAAAACAGCCGTTTTAGCATATCCACTGGCATCGATAATTGAGTCAATTTTAGCAACCTTTCCACTGACAGACGAATGAATGGCTGCCGATACGAAACCACCGGATTCGGCAATCTTTGTACCTACCTTCACTACATCACCTTTAGCTACAATAGGCTTTGCAGGAGCACCGATGTGCTGTCCCAATAAGATAACGGCTTTGGCCGGAATCTCCGCCTTAATGATAGGCTGATGTGCTGAAAGTTTATTTTCGCGTGGATGAATTCCACCGATTGAAAATGTCTTCAACATACAATTCTGTATTTTTAGTCGTTTATTTACTTATTAATTACACCTCTGCTTTCGGAGTTTGAGAAACCTTTGGAACCTCAGAATTCTCAGCCGTTTTTACCGAAACTTCAATGACCTTAGGGACAGCCACAACTTTTTTTTCAGGAGCAGCAGTCAGAGTGTCTCCCTCCGATTTCGGTTTACGTGGAGGAAAATTGAGAGCAATGATTGTATCCTGCGGACAAGCCTCCTCACATTTACGACAAGATTTGCATTTATTGGGATCAATGTAAGCCAAATTGTTCTCAAGCGTAATAGCTTCGAAAGGACAAACTTTCACGCATTTGCCACAACCAATGCAAGCAACGGTACAAGCCTTGCGTGCTACGGCTCCCTTATCCTTATTCACACATTGCACATAAATGCGACGTGACTTCTTGCCTTGCGGTCGAATCTCAATGATATTTTTGGGACAAGCCTTGGCACAAGCACCACAGGCCGTACACTTAGCTTCATCTACTTCAGGAAGCCCTGTTTCCGGATTCATGTGAATAGCACCAAACTGGCAGGCAGCCACACAGTCACCACAGCCCAAACAGCCATAGCTACATCCTG
Above is a window of Bacteroides helcogenes P 36-108 DNA encoding:
- the rsxC gene encoding electron transport complex subunit RsxC, whose product is MLKTFSIGGIHPRENKLSAHQPIIKAEIPAKAVILLGQHIGAPAKPIVAKGDVVKVGTKIAESGGFVSAAIHSSVSGKVAKIDSIIDASGYAKTAVFIDVEGDEWEESIDRSETLVKECNLTSEEIVKKIADAGIVGLGGACFPTQVKLCPPPAFKAECVIINAVECEPYLTADHQLMLEHADEVMVGVSILMKAVKVNKAFIGIENNKPDAIQLMTKVASSYAGIEVVSLKVQYPQGGEKQLIDAVINRQVAAGALPISTGAVVQNVGTAFAVYQAVQKNKPLFERVITVTGKSLIKPSNFLARIGTPMQQLIDACGGLPEDTGKIIGGGPMMGKALVNTDVPTAKGSSGILIMNKKEAKRGEIQPCIRCAKCVGACPMGLEPYLLATVSAHGDFERVEKEDIMSCIECGSCQFTCPSNRPMLDYIRLGKGKVGAMIRTRQAKK
- a CDS encoding Fe-S cluster domain-containing protein; this translates as MNVILIAVISLGAIALISAAILYIASKKFAVYEDPRIAQVGEVLPQANCGGCGYPGCSGFADACVKAGSLEGKLCPVGGQLVMAKIAGILGLDAAASEPMVAVVRCNGTCANRPRINQYDGAKSCAIAASLYGGETGCSYGCLGCGDCVAACQFGAIHMNPETGLPEVDEAKCTACGACAKACPKNIIEIRPQGKKSRRIYVQCVNKDKGAVARKACTVACIGCGKCVKVCPFEAITLENNLAYIDPNKCKSCRKCEEACPQDTIIALNFPPRKPKSEGDTLTAAPEKKVVAVPKVIEVSVKTAENSEVPKVSQTPKAEV